From Streptomyces yatensis, one genomic window encodes:
- a CDS encoding phosphopantetheine-binding protein has translation MDPLMVSVAEAVRRRAEAPPPATALDPDAELSALGVSSLGVAGLVVDLEETFTFRFPDDAVTPEVFRTIRTLTDTVRTLCGPQAG, from the coding sequence ATGGACCCACTCATGGTTTCCGTGGCGGAGGCCGTGCGGCGCCGCGCGGAGGCGCCGCCACCGGCCACCGCCCTGGACCCGGACGCCGAGCTGTCCGCCCTCGGTGTGAGCTCGCTGGGGGTGGCGGGCCTGGTCGTGGACCTGGAGGAGACCTTCACCTTCCGGTTCCCCGACGACGCCGTCACCCCCGAGGTGTTCCGCACCATCCGCACCCTCACCGACACCGTCCGCACGCTGTGCGGACCGCAGGCCGGCTGA